The following are encoded in a window of Clostridia bacterium genomic DNA:
- the ruvB gene encoding Holliday junction branch migration DNA helicase RuvB, with amino-acid sequence MDELIKSTIDVQEIESENVLRPKSMTNYIGQDSLKEKLSIYIEAAKSRNEQLDHCLFYGPAGLGKTTLAHIIAGLINTRITITSGPAIERPADLAALLTNLSQNEVLFIDEIHRLNHSVEEILYPAMEDYALDFMIGKGPSARSVRLPLSKFTLIGATTKVGMLSQPLRDRFGIRAKLEMYSVEQLQQIVENSAKILNINIDKNAACQIALRSRGTPRIANRLLKRVRDYAQVKGNGSIDNVITNYAFSQLEIDSLGLDNVDKCVLETIIDKFNGGPVGIEALASASNEDITTIEDVYEPYLMQLGFIVRTPRGRICMPSAYAHIGRALDANVNKFINSQIDQKVEENIDTIKSDINE; translated from the coding sequence ATGGACGAACTGATTAAAAGCACAATAGATGTTCAAGAAATTGAGAGCGAGAATGTTTTAAGACCCAAAAGTATGACAAATTATATTGGGCAAGACTCGCTCAAAGAGAAATTATCTATCTATATCGAGGCGGCAAAAAGTCGTAACGAACAGCTCGACCATTGTCTTTTCTATGGTCCTGCGGGGCTAGGCAAGACTACGCTAGCCCACATAATTGCCGGCCTTATAAATACTCGAATTACTATTACAAGCGGTCCTGCTATCGAAAGACCGGCTGATTTAGCCGCTCTACTTACTAACCTATCGCAAAATGAAGTTTTATTTATAGATGAAATACATCGGCTCAACCATTCGGTAGAAGAAATTCTTTATCCCGCTATGGAAGACTATGCGCTAGATTTTATGATTGGAAAAGGTCCAAGCGCAAGAAGCGTAAGGCTTCCATTATCCAAATTTACTTTAATTGGCGCTACTACAAAAGTTGGTATGCTTTCTCAACCGCTTAGAGATAGGTTTGGCATAAGAGCTAAACTTGAAATGTATTCGGTCGAACAATTACAGCAAATTGTAGAGAACTCGGCAAAAATTTTAAATATCAATATTGATAAAAATGCAGCTTGTCAAATAGCTTTGCGTAGTCGTGGAACGCCTAGAATAGCTAATAGACTGCTTAAAAGAGTGCGTGATTACGCCCAAGTTAAAGGCAACGGCTCGATTGACAATGTAATTACAAATTACGCTTTTTCTCAACTAGAAATAGACTCTTTGGGGCTTGATAATGTTGACAAATGCGTGCTTGAAACCATTATTGACAAATTTAACGGCGGTCCTGTTGGCATTGAAGCGTTAGCTTCGGCGTCAAACGAAGATATTACAACAATAGAGGACGTTTACGAACCCTATTTAATGCAGTTAGGTTTTATCGTTCGCACGCCAAGAGGCAGAATTTGTATGCCTAGCGCCTATGCTCATATTGGAAGGGCGCTCGACGCAAATGTAAATAAATTTATAAATTCGCAAATTGACCAAAAAGTTGAAGAAAATATTGATACAATAAAGAGTGATATAAATGAATAA
- the queA gene encoding tRNA preQ1(34) S-adenosylmethionine ribosyltransferase-isomerase QueA, with the protein MNKSDFYFDLPKELIAQTPIEPRDHSRLLVYDRQTKQIEHKHFYDLPNYLRSGDVLVINNTKVLPARIYGKRKFSEGKVEFLLLKRLDYTHYQVLTKPGRSTKVGDEVVFSDELSAVVTDIIEDGVRIVEFSFTGVFEDIIDRLGQMPLPPYITETLKDNTRYNTVYSKLLGSSAAPTAGLHFTNELLQKIKDLGVIVAEVLLHVGLGTFRPLKEEKIEDHLMHTEHYEITQQTADIINLAKVQGRRIVSVGTTSTRVLETVADENGFVKASKGETSIFIYPPYKFKAVSAQITNFHLPESTLIMLVSALCSREEVLNIYKVAIENKYRFFSFGDAMLFI; encoded by the coding sequence ATGAATAAATCTGATTTTTATTTTGATTTGCCCAAAGAATTAATAGCGCAAACGCCGATAGAACCTCGTGACCATTCTAGACTGCTTGTTTACGATAGGCAAACTAAGCAAATAGAGCATAAGCATTTTTACGACCTACCAAATTATTTGCGTAGCGGAGATGTTCTTGTAATAAATAATACTAAGGTTTTGCCTGCAAGAATTTATGGCAAACGCAAATTTAGCGAGGGCAAAGTTGAGTTTTTGCTACTCAAAAGACTAGATTATACGCATTATCAAGTGCTGACAAAACCCGGTAGAAGCACCAAAGTTGGCGACGAAGTAGTGTTTAGCGACGAACTTAGCGCTGTTGTAACCGACATTATCGAAGACGGAGTTCGCATAGTAGAATTTTCTTTTACAGGCGTATTTGAAGATATAATCGATAGGTTAGGACAAATGCCACTTCCGCCTTATATTACTGAAACGCTTAAAGACAATACTCGCTATAATACAGTTTACTCAAAATTGCTTGGTTCTTCGGCTGCGCCTACGGCTGGATTGCATTTTACTAACGAATTATTACAAAAAATTAAAGATTTAGGAGTAATTGTAGCCGAAGTATTACTTCACGTTGGGCTAGGCACATTTAGACCGCTTAAAGAAGAAAAAATTGAAGACCATTTAATGCACACCGAACATTATGAGATTACTCAGCAAACCGCCGATATAATCAATCTTGCAAAGGTTCAAGGGAGAAGGATTGTTTCCGTTGGCACTACTAGCACAAGAGTACTTGAAACGGTAGCCGACGAAAATGGTTTTGTAAAGGCAAGCAAAGGCGAAACAAGCATATTTATTTATCCGCCTTACAAATTTAAAGCTGTTTCGGCGCAAATTACAAATTTCCATTTACCCGAAAGCACGCTTATTATGTTAGTTTCGGCGCTATGCAGTAGAGAAGAAGTTTTAAATATTTACAAGGTTGCAATAGAAAATAAATATAGATTTTTTAGTTTCGGCGACGCTATGCTATTTATCTAA
- the tgt gene encoding tRNA guanosine(34) transglycosylase Tgt, translating to MTNFSYKVIKQSTTSGARTGEFTTPHGVIQTPIFMPVGTAATVKAMLPSTLNDIGTQILLCNTYHLYLRPGEQIVKDGGGLHKFMCWDKPILTDSGGFQVFSHAKTRQINEEGVVFSSHIDGSKHLFTPEKVMQIESDLGADIIMAFDECSQYGIDHQEAEKAKDLTLRWLERCVNSHKNENQMLFPIIQGNMYEDLRIDSVKKTIPYAKCGIAIGGLSVGEPSEVMYKMLDVLQPYYPVNMPRYLMGVGTPDYIIEGVRRGVDMFDCVLPTRIARNGACMTSNGQLQIRDAIYKTDYSPVDNECDCYCCKNFTRSYIRHLINCDEILGAMLLSIHNISFLLNLTKNIRKAINEDCFEEFADKFYSKYYTNYKK from the coding sequence ATGACAAATTTTAGTTACAAAGTTATCAAACAATCAACCACAAGCGGAGCAAGAACGGGCGAATTTACTACGCCTCACGGAGTAATTCAAACGCCTATATTTATGCCGGTGGGAACAGCTGCAACGGTTAAAGCAATGCTACCTAGTACCCTTAATGATATAGGAACACAAATTTTGCTTTGCAACACTTATCACTTATATTTACGTCCGGGCGAACAAATAGTAAAAGACGGCGGAGGACTCCACAAATTTATGTGTTGGGATAAACCTATTCTTACCGATAGCGGTGGATTTCAAGTTTTTTCCCACGCAAAGACACGCCAAATTAATGAAGAAGGCGTTGTATTTAGTTCGCATATCGATGGTAGTAAACACTTGTTTACGCCTGAAAAAGTTATGCAAATTGAGAGCGACTTAGGCGCTGATATTATTATGGCTTTTGACGAATGTTCGCAGTACGGCATAGACCACCAAGAAGCTGAAAAAGCCAAAGATTTAACCCTTAGGTGGCTAGAACGTTGTGTAAATTCGCATAAAAATGAGAATCAAATGTTATTTCCTATAATTCAAGGCAATATGTATGAAGATTTGCGTATCGACAGCGTAAAAAAGACCATTCCTTACGCAAAATGTGGTATAGCTATCGGCGGTCTTTCGGTAGGCGAGCCTAGCGAAGTTATGTACAAAATGCTTGACGTCCTTCAACCTTATTATCCCGTTAATATGCCTAGATATTTAATGGGCGTAGGCACTCCCGATTACATTATCGAGGGCGTAAGGCGAGGCGTTGATATGTTTGACTGCGTTTTGCCTACAAGAATTGCCCGAAACGGCGCTTGTATGACCTCAAACGGGCAATTACAAATTAGAGACGCTATTTACAAAACCGATTATTCTCCGGTTGACAATGAGTGCGATTGTTATTGCTGTAAAAATTTTACACGTTCCTACATTAGACACTTAATAAATTGCGACGAAATTTTAGGGGCTATGTTACTTAGTATTCATAATATTTCTTTCTTACTTAATTTGACTAAAAATATAAGAAAAGCTATCAATGAAGACTGCTTTGAGGAATTTGCAGACAAATTTTACTCAAAATATTATACTAATTACAAAAAATAA